TTTCGCCGGCCACCACCACCATGCCTGTTTCCACACGGAAGTTCTTGGGAGTAGGAATACCACCCACCTTCACTTCGCCGGCAGCGATCATCTTCTGCACGTCGGTACGGGAAACATTTTCAAGAACGCCAACAAGGAACTTGTCGATGCGTTCACCATTCTTCTTTTCGTCTACGATAAAATTCATAATAGCTTCGAGTTTATTTCGCTCTAAGGTTATTTGGATTCAGTCTTTTCAGCCTCGGCTTCTTCGGCGACTTTTTCAGATTCGTCAGCTGCACTCTTCGCAGCGTCCTTTTCAGCCTTCTTTGCGGCTTCTTCTTCCTTGATTTGCTTATGCAGTTTCTTCAGGATCACGGGAGAAAGAATCACCAGGGCAACGCCCACGGTCACAAAGGAATCCGCCACGTTGAAGGTGGGAAAACGGGTCATGATAAAGTCAGGGAAATCACAATCGATAAAGTCTACCACCATCTGCATGCGCATGCGGTCAATAAAGTTACCGATGGCGCCGCCAAAAATCATCACAATGCCAAGGCGGCTCAAGTAATCACGTTTGTCGATGCTCTTATAGAACCAGAACAACACCACTGCAGCCACAATGGAAATCAGCAGGAAGAAAACCCATGCCGGCAAGAATGGCATCAGGTCCTGGGGACGGCTACTGAAGGCGGCACCCTTGTTGAACACCAACTGGAAACGGACCAATTCACCGACCACATTGATGACTTCGTGATTCTGTGCACCGGTATCGTTGGTGAAACGAGCCAAGGCCCAAAGCTTTGTAAGCTGGTCAGAGACAATGCTGAAAACGATGATCGCAATGTGAAAGGGCAATTTATTATAAAACTTCATTAGGGTCGAACCTCTTCAAATTTCTTGTCAATCCACTTGTCGCTGTAGAAATGAGCCATGGTAGATTTCACAATCTTCTTCACGGTGTCGCGGGTAATCTTCACCTTCTTATCAGAAGCGAAAATGGAGGAACCGTCGCCGATGAGCTTCATGTTCTCGGCAGCCATGAACAGCGGCCACAGGCAGAACAGGCGGGTGCGCATCTTGATGTTGGGAACAAGCTTGGTGTAGGCGATTGCATCGGCCAGATGATTCCAAGTCTTCTGCACCAGTTCGTTCATTACAGCGGCGCGACGCTTATCGAAGTCGGCCCGTTCTGCAGAACCTTCCCCAGGCAATTCTTCTGCAGGCTTGAACATATCATAGGAATGTTCAAAACCGTGGCGTCTGCAAATTTCTTCGGGAATAAAGCACACGCGGCGTTCGGAATCTTCGCGGCAGTCCTTCACGATGTTAGCCACCTGAAGGGCCAGACCGAAGCTCACATCAAGTTTCTGCATTTCAGCCTTGCGGGCAGCACCGATAAAGCAAGTGTCTGCGGCAAAAAGGTGAGTCAAAAGTTTCCCCACGATGCCAGCCACATAGTAGCAGTATTCGTCCAAGTCAGCTACCGATTCCAGAGTGAACCAGCCACTGCTCAATGCCGTTTCCTGACGGAGAGCAAACTTCGCCATGCCGCCGCACATTTCAACCGTCACGTCACGAACAGGAGCCGCATACACCTCCGGCAATTCCTTCAACAGCGGAACCACCACATGGGTGTGCAAGCACAAATTCATATAAGGATGTTCGGACTTGCGCCAGCTTTCGGGCAGGGAATTTTCAAAGGCTTCCACCGCCTCGTCGCGGAGTTCCGCAGTCCTGAAAATCTCGGCAAACTTATCCAGAACCACTTCCTTCTCAGAAGCCTTCATATCCGGATCGTCTTCCACTGTATCTGCAATTCGCAGATACAAGTAGGCGAGCAAAATGCTCTTGTGCAGTTTACCCTTCAGCACGTTGATGTTAAGCGCAAAAGTTCTGGAGACCTGAAGCAAAATCTCTTCGGCATAAGTCCAAGCCTTCTTGCCTTCGAGAACTGCCTCGCCCATCCCAACCTGGTCCAAAATATTAGCCATACATTGTCTCCGCATAAATGTCGGGTGGAATCTTCTTTGTCTTGGCCATGGCATTCACGTACTTCCACAGGCGAC
This genomic window from Fibrobacter sp. contains:
- the lspA gene encoding signal peptidase II → MKFYNKLPFHIAIIVFSIVSDQLTKLWALARFTNDTGAQNHEVINVVGELVRFQLVFNKGAAFSSRPQDLMPFLPAWVFFLLISIVAAVVLFWFYKSIDKRDYLSRLGIVMIFGGAIGNFIDRMRMQMVVDFIDCDFPDFIMTRFPTFNVADSFVTVGVALVILSPVILKKLHKQIKEEEAAKKAEKDAAKSAADESEKVAEEAEAEKTESK
- a CDS encoding squalene/phytoene synthase family protein, which produces MANILDQVGMGEAVLEGKKAWTYAEEILLQVSRTFALNINVLKGKLHKSILLAYLYLRIADTVEDDPDMKASEKEVVLDKFAEIFRTAELRDEAVEAFENSLPESWRKSEHPYMNLCLHTHVVVPLLKELPEVYAAPVRDVTVEMCGGMAKFALRQETALSSGWFTLESVADLDEYCYYVAGIVGKLLTHLFAADTCFIGAARKAEMQKLDVSFGLALQVANIVKDCREDSERRVCFIPEEICRRHGFEHSYDMFKPAEELPGEGSAERADFDKRRAAVMNELVQKTWNHLADAIAYTKLVPNIKMRTRLFCLWPLFMAAENMKLIGDGSSIFASDKKVKITRDTVKKIVKSTMAHFYSDKWIDKKFEEVRP